A genomic window from Flavobacterium sp. I3-2 includes:
- a CDS encoding heavy metal translocating P-type ATPase, with protein sequence MANCFHCGNDIVEIERVLFDDKKFCCNGCKTVYEIFSKNGLECYYDFEKMPGSTPNEVSGKYNFLENQDIVNKLLDFQEDSIHIVRIYIPQIHCSSCIWILENLNKLNEGISTSQVNFSQKKVTVNFNPEKTNLKEIVLLLSSIGYEPYISLENFDAKPKLIDRSLVFKIGVAFFGFGNIMLLSFPEYFNVDDYWMQEYKSFFRYVILLISLPVFLYSATPYYKSAWNSIKLRTFNIDIPMALGIIVMFVRSVVDIFFQDGQGFLDSMCGLVFFMLSGKLIQQTTFNFLSFERDYKSYFPIAVTKLEDDKEIPIQVYEIEKNNKLLIRNQELIPVDSILISEHAYIDYSFVSGEAIPVEKKSGDKIFAGGKQMGEAIVIESINTVSQSYLTQLWSNDVFQKKNEFKFRSITDRASQLFTPALLLIAFVGLFYWGTVNWNSAFNVFTAVLIVACPCALALTAPYTWGNVIRIMGNKKFYLKNTIVIEQLSNVNTIVFDKTGTITSNDSNSIKYIGTNLTNEELLAIRNIVRGSNHPLSRRLYNFLPEGKITKPSMFEEIAGAGIVGFINENTFKIGSAKLVGLIDEQILVKETRVYIQINDINKGYFVFENQYREGLGDLFRDLISRNYKLFVLSGDNDGERKNLERILPNGVSLVFNQKPEEKLEFIKNLQTQNLNVMMVGDGLNDAGALAQSNVGVSISENVNVFTPASDAILDASQFSKLLYFLNYSKNAMKTIKMSYALALTYNVVGISFALTNNLSPLVAAIIMPLSTATIIGFVTLMTHFYANKKVKKNLKKSI encoded by the coding sequence ATGGCAAATTGTTTTCACTGTGGGAATGATATAGTTGAAATTGAACGTGTTTTGTTCGATGATAAAAAATTTTGTTGTAATGGTTGTAAGACTGTTTATGAAATTTTTTCAAAAAATGGTTTAGAATGTTATTACGATTTTGAAAAAATGCCAGGTTCAACACCTAACGAAGTTTCTGGAAAATATAACTTTTTAGAAAATCAGGATATAGTCAATAAACTTCTAGATTTTCAAGAAGATTCAATTCATATTGTTCGAATATATATTCCTCAAATTCATTGTAGCTCTTGTATTTGGATTTTAGAGAATTTAAACAAATTAAACGAAGGTATTTCAACTTCTCAAGTTAATTTTTCTCAAAAAAAAGTTACCGTAAATTTCAATCCCGAAAAAACCAATCTTAAAGAAATTGTTTTACTACTTTCTAGTATTGGTTATGAACCTTATATAAGTTTAGAAAATTTTGATGCTAAACCCAAATTGATTGATCGAAGTTTAGTATTTAAAATCGGTGTTGCTTTTTTTGGATTTGGTAATATCATGTTACTTTCTTTTCCTGAATATTTCAATGTTGATGATTATTGGATGCAAGAATATAAAAGCTTCTTTAGATATGTAATTTTACTGATTTCGTTGCCTGTATTTTTATATTCCGCAACACCGTATTATAAATCGGCATGGAATAGTATTAAGCTTAGAACTTTTAATATCGATATTCCAATGGCTTTAGGAATTATTGTGATGTTTGTTCGAAGTGTGGTTGATATTTTTTTTCAAGACGGACAAGGTTTTTTAGATAGTATGTGTGGATTGGTGTTTTTTATGCTTTCTGGAAAACTAATTCAACAAACTACATTTAATTTTTTGTCGTTTGAACGAGATTATAAATCTTATTTTCCGATTGCTGTTACCAAACTAGAGGACGATAAAGAAATACCGATTCAGGTTTATGAAATCGAAAAAAACAATAAATTATTAATTCGAAATCAAGAGTTAATTCCAGTTGATTCAATTTTGATTTCAGAACATGCTTATATTGATTATAGTTTTGTTTCTGGTGAAGCGATTCCTGTTGAAAAGAAATCTGGAGATAAAATATTTGCAGGCGGAAAACAAATGGGAGAGGCAATTGTAATTGAATCAATTAATACAGTTTCGCAAAGTTATTTAACACAGTTATGGAGTAATGATGTTTTTCAGAAAAAGAACGAATTTAAGTTTCGTTCCATAACCGACAGAGCAAGTCAATTATTTACTCCAGCTTTATTACTTATTGCTTTTGTTGGTTTATTTTATTGGGGAACAGTGAATTGGAATAGTGCTTTTAACGTTTTTACTGCCGTTTTAATAGTTGCTTGCCCTTGTGCTTTGGCATTAACTGCACCTTATACTTGGGGAAATGTGATTCGAATTATGGGTAATAAGAAATTTTATCTAAAAAATACCATTGTTATAGAACAATTATCTAATGTTAATACTATTGTTTTTGATAAAACAGGTACGATAACTTCTAATGATTCAAACAGCATAAAATATATAGGAACAAATTTGACAAATGAAGAATTATTGGCTATTAGAAATATTGTTCGTGGTTCAAATCATCCGTTAAGTAGACGATTGTATAATTTTTTACCAGAAGGAAAAATTACCAAACCTTCCATGTTTGAAGAAATTGCTGGCGCTGGTATTGTCGGATTTATAAATGAAAATACTTTTAAAATCGGCTCAGCTAAATTAGTTGGTTTAATTGATGAACAAATTTTAGTTAAAGAAACGCGAGTTTATATTCAAATAAATGATATTAATAAAGGATATTTTGTTTTTGAGAATCAATACCGAGAAGGATTAGGCGATTTATTCAGAGATTTGATTTCAAGAAATTATAAATTATTTGTGCTATCGGGTGATAACGATGGGGAAAGAAAAAATCTAGAACGTATTTTGCCAAACGGAGTTTCGTTAGTTTTTAATCAAAAGCCAGAAGAAAAGTTGGAATTTATTAAAAATCTTCAAACTCAAAATTTAAATGTAATGATGGTGGGAGATGGACTTAATGATGCAGGAGCTTTAGCTCAAAGTAATGTTGGAGTTTCAATTTCCGAAAATGTTAATGTTTTTACTCCAGCGAGTGATGCGATTTTAGATGCAAGTCAATTTTCAAAACTCCTTTATTTTTTGAATTATTCTAAAAATGCTATGAAAACTATTAAAATGAGTTATGCACTTGCATTGACTTATAATGTTGTTGGAATTTCTTTTGCTTTAACAAATAATTTATCTCCATTGGTAGCAGCTATCATCATGCCTCTGAGTACAGCAACAATCATCGGCTTTGTGACATTAATGACGCATTTTTACGCAAATAAAAAAGTTAAAAAAAACCTAAAAAAAAGTATATAA
- the ccoS gene encoding cbb3-type cytochrome oxidase assembly protein CcoS — translation MGVIYILICISIFVAAVFLFLFIKSVKNGQFDDDYTPSVRMLFEDELKSNSDLKSNTNTEKTKTTQIN, via the coding sequence ATGGGAGTCATATATATTTTAATATGCATCAGCATATTTGTCGCCGCAGTTTTCCTCTTTTTGTTTATAAAATCAGTGAAAAATGGACAGTTCGATGATGATTATACACCGTCTGTACGGATGCTATTCGAAGACGAGTTGAAATCAAATTCAGATTTAAAATCAAACACAAATACAGAAAAAACAAAAACAACTCAAATTAATTAA
- the ccoN gene encoding cytochrome-c oxidase, cbb3-type subunit I, with protein sequence MEMQQFYYDNKIVKKFLYASLLFGVIGMLVGLVLAFMFIFPGLNQDLPWLSFGRIRPLHTNAVIFAFVGNAIFGGVYYSLQRLLKTRMYSDVLSNLNFWGWQLIILSAVVTLPLGITSSKEYAELEWPIDIAIAVVWVIFGINMIMTILKRRERHLYVAIWFYLATFVTVAVLHIFNSLALPVSFIKSYSVYAGVQDALVQWWYGHNAVAFFLTTPFLGLMYYYLPKIANRPIYSYRLSIIHFWSLIFLYIWAGPHHLLYTALPEWAQNLGVVFSVMLIAPSWGGMINGLLTLRGAWDKVRTEPVLKFFVVAVTGYGMATFEGPMLSLKNVNAIAHYTDWIIAHVHVGALAWNGFMVFAIAYWLLPRMAKTELYSKSLANFHFWIGTLGIILYAIPLYVAGFQQHLMWKDFNPDGTLKYGNFLETVTEIMPMYYMRAIGGTLFIIGVLVMVYNLVRTMVPAPAIEDELAEAPALVKISPNRVKGEAFHSWLERKPIQLTVLATVAILIGGIIQIVPTIVVDSNIQTIDSVKPYTALELQGRDLYIREGCVGCHSQMIRPFRSEVERYGEYSKSGEYVYDHPFLWGSKRTGPDLHRLGGKYSDNWHFNHMYDPESTSAGSIMPAYKWLYENKPMDHSEIETKMRVMVKLGVPYTEEDIQNAQASLKAQAMQIEQNLMNDPDFVKSYEASKKAAELKGEEFTPMSDREITALIAYLQRLGTDIKVKK encoded by the coding sequence ATGGAAATGCAACAGTTTTACTACGATAACAAAATTGTTAAAAAATTCCTATATGCATCTTTACTTTTTGGAGTGATTGGTATGTTGGTAGGATTGGTTTTGGCATTTATGTTTATTTTTCCAGGGCTAAATCAAGATTTACCTTGGCTAAGTTTTGGTAGAATCAGACCATTACATACAAATGCTGTTATTTTTGCCTTTGTCGGTAATGCTATTTTTGGTGGAGTTTATTATTCTCTTCAAAGATTATTAAAAACAAGAATGTACAGCGATGTACTAAGTAACTTAAACTTTTGGGGATGGCAATTAATAATCTTGTCAGCTGTAGTTACTTTACCATTAGGTATAACCTCTTCTAAAGAATATGCCGAATTAGAATGGCCAATTGACATTGCAATTGCAGTTGTTTGGGTGATTTTCGGTATCAACATGATTATGACAATCTTAAAAAGAAGAGAACGTCACTTGTATGTAGCTATCTGGTTTTATTTAGCAACATTTGTAACGGTTGCTGTTTTACATATTTTCAATAGTTTAGCTTTACCAGTAAGTTTTATTAAATCATATTCTGTTTATGCAGGTGTTCAAGATGCATTAGTACAATGGTGGTATGGACATAATGCTGTTGCATTTTTCTTAACAACACCATTCTTAGGATTAATGTATTATTATTTACCTAAAATTGCAAACAGACCAATTTATTCTTACCGTTTATCAATTATCCACTTTTGGTCTTTAATTTTCTTATATATCTGGGCAGGTCCTCACCATTTATTATATACAGCTTTACCAGAATGGGCTCAAAATTTAGGAGTTGTATTCTCTGTAATGTTGATTGCTCCATCTTGGGGAGGTATGATTAATGGTTTATTAACATTAAGAGGAGCCTGGGATAAAGTAAGAACTGAACCGGTATTAAAATTCTTTGTTGTAGCTGTTACAGGTTATGGAATGGCAACATTCGAAGGGCCAATGTTATCACTTAAAAATGTAAACGCTATTGCACACTATACAGATTGGATTATTGCTCACGTTCACGTTGGAGCTTTAGCTTGGAATGGATTTATGGTTTTTGCTATTGCTTATTGGTTATTACCTCGAATGGCTAAAACAGAATTATATTCTAAATCATTAGCAAACTTCCATTTCTGGATTGGTACTTTAGGTATTATTTTATATGCAATTCCGTTATACGTTGCTGGATTCCAACAACATTTAATGTGGAAAGATTTTAATCCAGATGGTACTTTAAAATACGGAAACTTCTTAGAAACAGTTACTGAAATTATGCCAATGTACTACATGAGAGCAATTGGAGGTACACTTTTCATAATTGGAGTTTTAGTGATGGTTTATAACCTGGTTAGAACAATGGTTCCTGCACCAGCAATTGAAGATGAATTAGCAGAAGCTCCTGCTTTAGTTAAAATTTCTCCAAACCGTGTTAAAGGTGAAGCTTTCCACTCTTGGTTAGAACGTAAACCAATCCAATTAACAGTTTTAGCAACAGTTGCCATTTTGATTGGAGGTATTATTCAGATTGTACCGACAATAGTTGTGGATTCAAACATACAAACTATTGACAGTGTTAAACCATATACTGCATTAGAATTACAAGGTCGTGATTTATATATCAGAGAAGGTTGTGTAGGATGTCACTCTCAGATGATTCGTCCGTTCCGTTCAGAAGTTGAACGCTATGGTGAATATTCAAAATCAGGGGAATATGTTTACGACCATCCTTTCTTATGGGGTTCTAAACGAACTGGACCAGATTTACATCGTTTAGGTGGTAAATATTCTGATAACTGGCATTTCAATCACATGTACGATCCAGAAAGTACTTCTGCAGGTTCAATAATGCCAGCTTATAAATGGTTATATGAAAATAAACCAATGGATCATTCAGAAATTGAAACTAAAATGCGTGTAATGGTTAAACTAGGTGTTCCTTACACAGAAGAAGATATTCAAAATGCACAAGCAAGTCTTAAAGCACAAGCTATGCAAATTGAACAAAACTTAATGAATGATCCTGATTTTGTTAAATCATACGAAGCAAGTAAAAAAGCTGCTGAGTTAAAAGGTGAAGAATTTACGCCAATGAGCGATCGTGAAATAACTGCCTTAATAGCTTATTTACAGCGTTTAGGTACTGATATTAAAGTAAAAAAATAA
- a CDS encoding CcoQ/FixQ family Cbb3-type cytochrome c oxidase assembly chaperone, whose translation MLKFIKHNLDHISGIEIYPIIALLIFFFFFLGLYIWVFTYKKEKINQLSNLPFEEGTQNSKNE comes from the coding sequence ATGTTAAAGTTTATCAAACATAATTTGGATCATATTTCTGGGATAGAAATTTATCCAATCATCGCTTTACTAATCTTCTTTTTCTTCTTTTTGGGATTATATATATGGGTTTTTACCTATAAAAAAGAAAAAATTAATCAATTGAGTAACCTTCCTTTTGAGGAAGGTACTCAAAACTCTAAAAATGAATAG
- a CDS encoding cbb3-type cytochrome c oxidase N-terminal domain-containing protein: MKRFFPVYVRVPLLFAIFFGCVEYFIDSGDKPAFIEYPSVLLLLGLFLFVQIAVEVVASSVNKVVTALMTPEERAEKEKLDNLPLAQSKGYKKLMKLLTRTRPQEDEALIVLDHNYDGIKELDNDLPPWWVYLFYGTIIFGVIYFAKYQFFGGDNQIQELDKEMAAAKIQIEEYKKTAPDLLTADKVTLLTDQADLAAGKKIFDTNCVACHKADGGGSIGPNLTDEYWILGGDVKDVFNTIMEGGRDGKGMVPWKAQIKPSDIQKVASYILSLQGSNPPDAKAPEGDLFTPTQTNTTEAVNDSLQKPAAEVAQN, translated from the coding sequence ATGAAAAGATTTTTTCCAGTTTACGTAAGAGTACCGCTTCTTTTCGCAATATTTTTTGGATGTGTTGAATATTTTATTGACTCTGGTGATAAACCTGCTTTTATAGAATATCCATCTGTATTGTTATTGTTAGGATTGTTTCTTTTTGTTCAGATTGCAGTTGAGGTAGTTGCTTCTTCTGTAAACAAGGTTGTAACGGCTTTAATGACTCCAGAAGAAAGAGCTGAAAAAGAAAAGTTAGATAATTTACCATTAGCTCAATCTAAAGGATACAAAAAGTTAATGAAACTTTTAACACGTACCAGACCACAAGAAGATGAAGCTTTAATTGTTTTAGATCATAATTATGATGGAATTAAAGAATTAGATAATGATTTACCACCATGGTGGGTATATTTGTTCTACGGTACAATAATCTTTGGTGTTATTTATTTTGCAAAATACCAATTTTTTGGAGGTGATAACCAAATTCAAGAACTTGATAAAGAGATGGCAGCTGCTAAAATTCAAATTGAAGAATATAAAAAAACAGCTCCAGATTTGTTAACTGCTGATAAAGTTACCTTACTAACAGATCAAGCTGATTTAGCTGCAGGTAAGAAAATATTTGACACAAACTGTGTGGCTTGTCACAAAGCAGATGGAGGTGGAAGTATCGGGCCAAACTTAACAGATGAATATTGGATTTTAGGTGGAGATGTAAAAGATGTTTTCAATACCATAATGGAAGGTGGTCGTGATGGAAAAGGAATGGTACCTTGGAAAGCACAAATTAAACCATCAGATATCCAAAAAGTAGCGAGTTATATTTTATCATTACAAGGTTCAAATCCACCAGATGCAAAAGCACCAGAAGGAGATTTGTTTACTCCAACACAAACAAATACTACCGAAGCTGTAAATGATAGTTTACAAAAACCAGCAGCAGAAGTAGCTCAAAATTAA
- the ccoG gene encoding cytochrome c oxidase accessory protein CcoG produces the protein MSKEIDDSFRDSIGTINSDGKRKWIYPKKPSGKFYNKRKITSYFLILFLLSAPFIKINGNQFLLFNVFDRKFNIFSIQFWPQDFYLVVISLIIGVVFVSLFTVAFGRIFCGWICPQTIFLEMVFRRIEYWIDGDRGAQIRLDKQEWNAEKIRKRITKWFIFFLISFVIANVFLSYLLGSDEVLRMITEGPANNLSTLIALLIFTGVFYFVFVWFREQVCIIACPYGRLQGVLLDDKSIVVAYDYVRGEGENGRAKFKKNENRSETGFGDCIDCKQCVNVCPTGIDIRNGTQLECTNCTACIDECDAMMESVNLPKGLIRYASEIEISKKEKFKFTPRLKGYSAVLFILIGILTGLLFLRSDVEARILRLPGQLFEHKGENISNVYTFKIINKTAKDYDDVSIRLVKPQGTVILVSKDKIKLSKEGMAQGTIFIEIPEVLIESDKTRLDIEILNGEEVIDKTTTTFLGPRSFN, from the coding sequence ATGTCAAAAGAAATAGATGATAGTTTTAGAGACAGTATCGGAACTATAAATAGTGACGGTAAACGTAAATGGATTTATCCTAAAAAACCATCGGGTAAATTTTATAATAAACGAAAAATCACTAGTTATTTTCTGATACTTTTTTTATTGAGCGCCCCTTTCATCAAAATTAATGGTAATCAATTTTTACTATTCAATGTATTTGATAGAAAATTTAATATTTTTAGTATTCAATTTTGGCCCCAAGATTTTTATTTAGTTGTAATATCTTTAATTATCGGGGTAGTTTTTGTATCTTTATTCACAGTTGCATTCGGTCGAATTTTCTGTGGTTGGATTTGTCCTCAGACCATATTTTTAGAAATGGTTTTCAGAAGAATTGAATATTGGATTGATGGCGATCGTGGAGCACAAATCCGATTAGATAAACAAGAATGGAACGCAGAAAAAATAAGAAAACGAATCACAAAATGGTTTATATTCTTCTTGATTTCTTTTGTTATTGCAAATGTATTTTTGTCTTATTTATTGGGTAGTGACGAAGTTTTAAGAATGATTACTGAAGGTCCAGCAAACAATTTATCGACCTTAATTGCATTGTTGATTTTTACTGGAGTTTTCTATTTTGTCTTTGTATGGTTCAGAGAACAAGTTTGTATAATTGCTTGTCCGTACGGAAGATTACAAGGGGTTCTTTTAGATGATAAATCTATCGTTGTTGCCTATGACTATGTTCGTGGAGAAGGTGAAAACGGTAGGGCAAAATTTAAAAAGAATGAAAACCGAAGCGAAACGGGCTTTGGAGATTGTATTGATTGTAAACAATGTGTAAACGTTTGTCCAACCGGAATCGATATTCGTAACGGAACGCAATTAGAATGTACTAATTGTACAGCATGTATCGATGAATGTGACGCAATGATGGAATCGGTTAATTTGCCAAAAGGTTTAATTAGATATGCATCTGAAATTGAAATTTCTAAAAAAGAGAAGTTTAAATTCACACCTAGATTAAAAGGATATTCAGCGGTTTTATTTATACTAATTGGTATTTTAACAGGATTATTGTTTTTGAGAAGCGATGTTGAAGCTCGAATTTTAAGATTACCTGGTCAACTTTTTGAACATAAAGGAGAAAATATAAGTAATGTTTACACCTTTAAAATCATCAATAAAACAGCAAAAGATTACGATGATGTTTCAATTCGATTAGTGAAGCCACAAGGTACTGTGATTTTAGTTTCCAAAGATAAAATCAAATTAAGTAAGGAAGGCATGGCTCAAGGAACTATTTTTATTGAGATTCCAGAAGTTTTAATCGAAAGTGATAAAACGAGATTAGATATCGAAATTTTAAATGGCGAAGAAGTAATTGATAAAACAACGACTACTTTTCTTGGACCAAGAAGTTTTAATTAA
- a CDS encoding FixH family protein: MKFNWGTGITIGIILFMAFILQYVIRVQVDSRYDNELVTEDYYQAETLIDSKYEKKQNANNLATKVSIKNVAEGLVVEFPSDFDFSKIKGEISLYRPSNQKLDQTVPLTLTSNAFLIPKNQLESGRWDISVDWSYDEISYLNSESLNLN, translated from the coding sequence ATGAAATTTAATTGGGGAACAGGTATTACTATCGGAATTATTTTATTTATGGCTTTTATCTTGCAATACGTAATTCGTGTTCAAGTTGATTCTAGATATGATAATGAATTAGTAACAGAAGATTATTATCAAGCAGAAACGCTGATAGATTCTAAATATGAAAAAAAACAAAATGCTAATAATCTTGCTACAAAAGTTAGTATAAAAAATGTAGCCGAAGGATTAGTAGTTGAATTTCCATCTGATTTTGATTTTTCTAAGATTAAAGGAGAAATTTCTTTGTATAGACCATCTAATCAAAAACTAGATCAAACAGTTCCGTTAACTTTGACTTCAAATGCTTTTTTAATTCCTAAAAATCAGTTAGAATCGGGGAGATGGGATATTTCTGTAGATTGGTCATATGACGAAATTTCATATTTAAACAGTGAGTCGTTGAATTTAAATTAA
- a CDS encoding sulfite exporter TauE/SafE family protein produces the protein MLSALLFGLLSSLHCVGMCGPIALMLPVSRQNTALRIIQTLLYHIGRIISYTTLGFIFGIFGKGFFIAGIQQRFSIVIGILMILYVVLPKNNLEKIRFLNPIFKIISKIKSSLGKLLTNKSKTSFLLIGILNGFLPCAMIYVALFGALATQDALQGALYMMIFGIGTIPLMSLVVLISNKLTVVTRNKILKLVPVFVVILGTLFILRGLGLNIPFVSPGTLNLFVSSNPDCF, from the coding sequence ATGTTATCAGCTCTTTTGTTTGGTTTATTGAGCAGTTTACATTGTGTTGGAATGTGCGGGCCAATTGCGTTAATGCTTCCTGTAAGTAGACAAAATACAGCTTTAAGAATCATTCAAACACTATTGTATCATATCGGAAGAATAATTTCATACACTACTTTAGGTTTTATTTTTGGGATTTTCGGAAAAGGTTTTTTTATTGCTGGAATTCAACAACGTTTTTCAATCGTTATCGGAATTTTAATGATTTTATATGTTGTATTACCTAAAAACAATTTAGAGAAAATTCGATTTTTAAATCCAATTTTTAAAATAATATCTAAAATTAAAAGTAGTTTAGGAAAATTGCTTACCAATAAGTCCAAAACCAGTTTTTTACTAATAGGAATTTTAAACGGATTTTTACCATGCGCAATGATTTATGTTGCACTTTTTGGAGCTTTAGCAACTCAAGACGCATTACAAGGCGCATTGTATATGATGATTTTTGGAATCGGAACTATTCCTTTAATGAGTTTAGTTGTTCTAATTTCAAATAAATTAACTGTAGTAACGCGTAATAAGATTTTAAAATTAGTACCTGTTTTTGTTGTAATATTAGGTACGTTATTTATACTTAGAGGGTTAGGTTTGAATATCCCATTTGTTTCACCTGGGACTTTAAATTTGTTTGTTAGTTCTAACCCAGATTGTTTTTAA
- a CDS encoding MFS transporter: MTNNVQKTNYPALYTLIVVFFFWGFIAAGNNIFIPFCKEYFHLDQFQSQLIDFSFYTAYYLGGLLLFTFGMLRGRDLITFWGYRKSIIFGLLFSALGAGAMILAVEANVYIGMLCGLFIMALGFSLQQTAANPFAILLGDPKTGASRVNLGGGINSLGTTIGPLIVAFALFGTTAAVNDEQIKTLSLDKVVLLYSCVGFLFIAAACLFYFSKKLPEGKSTEPIEKSTKALTTLIVMTVLLFLSLVPVFQTYKSVENDKVLQIEKQITSRKDEIKKNAISNITKSEVLKSEIKTLESDLKLIKVPLENKRMMWLAIALFVVLGSLASAYFRSRNKTEGWGAMQYPQLLLGMIALFMYVGVEVAIGSNLGELLKTPDFGNLQASEITPYVSMYWGSMMIGRWAGAISAFQFSTNKKRLLTILMPFIAFSIIIVANTLANYDMSQLYFYVICVVIQIIAFFVSKDKPVRTLVVFSVFGILALLVGLNTTGTVAIYAFLSGGLACSIMWPSIFNLALMGLGKYTAQGSAFLVMMILGGGIIPPIQGKLADMIGIHWSYLISLVCFIYILCYAIIVKRVLQKQGISIEESND, from the coding sequence ATGACGAACAACGTTCAAAAAACCAATTATCCTGCGCTTTACACGCTTATTGTAGTTTTCTTCTTTTGGGGATTTATAGCTGCTGGTAATAATATTTTTATTCCTTTTTGTAAAGAATATTTTCATTTAGACCAATTTCAGTCGCAATTGATTGACTTTTCTTTTTACACAGCTTATTATTTAGGAGGTCTTTTACTTTTTACTTTCGGAATGCTTCGAGGAAGAGATTTGATTACTTTTTGGGGATATCGAAAAAGTATTATTTTCGGATTATTGTTTTCAGCTTTAGGTGCTGGTGCAATGATTTTGGCAGTTGAAGCCAATGTTTATATTGGTATGTTATGCGGTTTATTTATTATGGCACTTGGTTTTTCATTGCAACAAACGGCTGCAAATCCGTTTGCTATTTTGCTTGGCGACCCAAAAACAGGTGCAAGTCGTGTGAATTTAGGTGGCGGAATAAATTCGTTAGGAACTACGATTGGACCTTTAATTGTTGCTTTTGCATTATTCGGAACCACTGCTGCTGTAAATGACGAACAAATTAAAACCTTGAGTTTAGATAAAGTAGTTTTACTTTATTCATGTGTTGGATTTTTATTTATAGCTGCAGCTTGTTTATTTTATTTTTCTAAAAAGTTGCCTGAAGGAAAATCAACTGAACCGATTGAGAAATCTACAAAAGCTTTAACAACTTTAATTGTAATGACCGTTTTGCTTTTTTTGAGTTTGGTACCGGTTTTTCAAACCTATAAAAGTGTAGAGAATGATAAAGTTCTTCAAATTGAAAAACAAATCACTTCAAGAAAAGATGAAATAAAAAAAAATGCAATCTCAAATATTACCAAATCAGAAGTACTAAAGTCAGAAATTAAAACTTTAGAATCAGATTTAAAGTTAATTAAAGTACCATTAGAAAACAAACGAATGATGTGGCTAGCCATTGCATTATTTGTTGTTTTAGGAAGTTTGGCAAGTGCCTATTTTCGTTCTAGAAACAAAACAGAAGGTTGGGGTGCCATGCAATATCCACAACTTTTGCTTGGAATGATTGCCTTGTTTATGTATGTTGGAGTTGAAGTAGCTATCGGAAGTAATTTAGGTGAACTTCTAAAAACTCCTGATTTTGGAAATCTACAAGCTTCGGAAATTACACCTTATGTTTCAATGTATTGGGGAAGTATGATGATTGGTCGTTGGGCTGGAGCAATTAGCGCGTTTCAATTTTCGACAAACAAAAAACGACTGCTAACTATTTTAATGCCTTTTATTGCCTTTTCAATAATTATTGTTGCAAATACCTTAGCAAATTACGATATGTCGCAATTATATTTTTATGTGATTTGCGTTGTAATTCAAATTATTGCTTTTTTTGTTAGTAAAGATAAGCCTGTGAGAACTTTAGTAGTTTTCAGTGTTTTCGGAATTTTAGCTTTATTAGTTGGTTTAAATACCACAGGAACAGTTGCCATTTATGCTTTCCTTTCAGGTGGATTAGCATGTAGTATTATGTGGCCTTCCATTTTCAATTTGGCATTAATGGGATTAGGAAAATATACTGCTCAAGGTTCTGCATTTTTGGTGATGATGATTTTAGGTGGTGGAATTATTCCTCCGATTCAAGGTAAATTAGCTGATATGATTGGTATTCATTGGTCGTATTTGATTTCGTTAGTTTGTTTTATTTACATTTTATGTTATGCAATTATTGTAAAAAGAGTTTTACAAAAGCAAGGAATTTCAATCGAAGAATCTAATGATTAA